From Toxorhynchites rutilus septentrionalis strain SRP chromosome 2, ASM2978413v1, whole genome shotgun sequence, a single genomic window includes:
- the LOC129771137 gene encoding zinc finger protein 271-like, with protein MYKVELKQEKAEDVDDQQQENAKSDDDHSGSDQEIVVGIDEDHINFLTSMASGDDSLDCPPEVSRKRGRSEHDEDEDEDVMATAESILSKAAERTNQQIYTCEYCNKTFTWLKSLTVHLRTHTNVKPYKCELCDRSFVRSDYLKYHIMKSHETNEQVFTCTACSGVFATNRGLFRHIRTEHDGIAERKDNIPMGVDCASDNESYGDVDENGKYACTYCEESFDARDPLIGHMRGHLGEKPYKCDLCSKSFIRQDFLQCHRSNHFKTLDYKNNGYATETSKRPRISLRKLEDLVPSNSVSRAESSDDEAGDGGASSSESEHQMVQRGNCHKGGAEGDERSSLLAALLREVSKTDNDWFQCPRCDKTFSQETSLKVHLRTHTDIDTYKCPLCDLAFIRPDYLKSHLKKHIEDNGEDPGAPGSIDTSTVSSGAFAGSTTSSVPSSLSLLKPLNARPQSTGISLLKPPEERKPPDQPEYCIRTDDGKFMCTACERVFSHQQTVRIHYRIHTNEKPYKCSHCTESFIRSDYLERHLKVHWKDGPVITPPMMGKSWLTTTGTADSGDSISPQKPKIGRAGLHPENYHFIEAGDGQYVCKICDQMFAHSDLLRKHALTHTEEKPFFCDICDRSFNRVDYLKEHFKSKRHRQALAEVNGETMDDDDDDSTTDTSLTGRMAKTKSPISPMTNALADRIEFQRTGDGRYKCSECDKTFVTAVTLKMHLRLHTGEKPYKCSKCSMAFIRSDYLKTHEKIHRQEAYMSQRNLASMDNTTSGDESDEERLHDGSIASRNGQSEGNQEELRGDRSDGEVEEDGEEEQDDEEDDESEDEQVIEIMVKEEDSDDDEDEDEDQEGDDEQEEQHEEEEEKENENNNGYEHDDSTSRASAGTGSEPSGPKSKHRCHLCKKEFAWPKSLKIHLRTHTGERPYECDVCGKSFTRSDSLKAHRNTHGDVRVLQCHLCDASFLDGSGLIRHQKMKHGIEPLDG; from the exons ATGTACAAGGTCGAGCTGAAACAGGAAAAAGCTGAGGACGTGGATGACCAGCAGcaggaaaatgccaaaagcgaCGACGACCATAGTGGATCGGATCAGGAAATCGTGGTGGGAATCGATGAGGACCATATTAATTTCTTGACCAGTATGGCGTCCGGTGATGATTCACTGGATTGCCCGCCTGAGGTTAGTAGAAAACGAGGGAGAAGCGAACACGATGAGGATGAAGATGAAGACGTAATGGCTACGGCGGAATCAATTTTATCGAAGGCGGCGGAACGTACGAACCAGCAAATATACACATGCGAGTATTGCAACAAAACCTTCACCTGGCTAAAATCCCTTACGGTGCATCTTCGCACTCATACCAACGTAAAACCGTATAAATGCGAACTTTGCGATAGGTCCTTTGTGCGGTCCGATTATCTTAAATACCATATAATGAAGTCCCACGAAACAAACGAACAGGTTTTCACTTGTACAGCGTGTTCTGGGGTGTTTGCCACTAACCGAGGCTTATTCAGGCACATTCGAACCGAGCACGATGGCATTGCTGAACGGAAGGATAACATTCCAATGGGTGTGGATTGCGCATCGGACAACGAATCGTACGGAGATGTGGATGAAAACGGAAAATACGCGTGTACCTATTGCGAGGAATCTTTCGACGCTCGTGACCCACTGATTGGCCACATGCGAGGGCATCTTGGAGAAAAACCCTATAAATGTGACCTTTGCTCAAAGTCTTTCATTCGTCAGGATTTCCTGCAGTGCCATCGGTCGAATCACTTCAAAACGCTGGACTACAAAAATAACGGGTACGCAACAGAAACATCCAAACGACCCCGAATCAGTCTGCGGAAGCTGGAAGATCTGGTACCTTCTAATTCCGTCTCGAGAGCGGAATCCAGCGATGACGAGGCTGGCGATGGGGGTGCTAGTTCATCGGAGAGCGAGCACCAGATGGTACAACGCGGAAACTGCCACAAGGGCGGCGCTGAAGGTGACGAACGGAGCAGTCTACTGGCGGCGCTGCTGAGGGAGGTTTCCAAAACCGATAACGACTGGTTCCAGTGTCCACGGTGCGACAAAACATTCTCGCAGGAAACGTCCTTGAAAGTGCACCTAAGGACACACACGG ATATCGACACGTACAAATGCCCCCTTTGTGATCTGGCGTTCATACGACCCGACTACCTGAAGAGCCACCTCAAGAAACACATCGAAGACAACGGCGAGGATCCGGGGGCTCCCGGATCGATCGATACCTCGACGGTGTCTTCTGGCGCTTTCGCGGGAAGCACCACAAGTTCGGTTCCCTCATCGCTATCACTCCTGAAACCGCTCAATGCCCGACCACAATCCACCGGCATCTCACTGCTCAAACCGCCCGAGGAACGGAAACCTCCCGACCAGCCGGAGTACTGCATTCGCACGGACGATGGGAAATTCATGTGTACCGCATGTGAGCGAGTTTTCTCCCACCAGCAAACGGTTCGAATACACTACCGGATACATACCAACGAAAAACCCTACAAATGTAGCCATTGCACGGAATCGTTCATTCGATCGGACTATCTGGAGCGGCACCTGAAAGTACACTGGAAGGATGGTCCGGTGATTACGCCCCCgatgatgggaaaaagttggCTCACGACGACCGGCACGGCCGATAGTGGTGACTCAATCAGTCCCCAGAAACCTAAAATTGGACGCGCTGGACTTCATCCAGAAAACTATCACTTTATCGAAGCTGGTGATGGTCAGTACGTGTGTAAGATCTGCGACCAGATGTTTGCTCACAGCGATTTATTGCGAAAGCATGCGCTCACCCACACGGAAGAGAAGCCCTTTTTCTGCGATATTTGCGACCGATCCTTCAACAGAGTCGATTATCTGAAGGAACACTTCAAATCGAAACGACATCGCCAGGCGCTAGCGGAAGTAAACGGGGAAACGatggacgatgatgatgatgattcgaCCACCGATACGAGCCTCACCGGAAGAATGGCTAAGACAAAGTCGCCCATCAGTCCGATGACCAATGCTCTGGCCGATCGGATCGAGTTCCAACGAACCGGAGACGGTCGGTATAAGTGCTCCGAGTGCGACAAGACTTTCGTGACGGCTGTGACACTGAAAATGCACCTCCGGCTGCATACAGGCGAAAAACCCTACAAGTGCTCCAAGTGTAGCATGGCATTCATCCGGTCGGATTATTTAAAAACACACGAGAAAATTCACCGTCAGGAAGCGTACATGAGTCAGCGCAATTTGGCCTCGATGGACAATACTACCTCGGGTGATGAATCGGACGAAGAAAGATTGCACGACGGGTCGATAGCAAGTAGGAACGGTCAATCAGAGGGCAATCAAGAGGAGCTGCGTGGTGATAGGTCTGACGGGGAGGTGGAGGAGGACGGTGAGGAAGAACAGGACGATGAGGAAGATGACGAGAGTGAGGATGAACAG GTCATTGAAATAATGGTGAAAGAGGAGGACTCGGATgatgatgaggatgaggacgaagATCAAGAAGG GGATGATGAACAGGAAGAACAACATgaagaggaagaggaaaagGAGAACGAAAACAACAATGGCTATGAACACGACGACAGCACATCTCGTGCGAGTGCCGGTACTGGCTCGGAACCTTCGGGTCCGAAATCGAAACATCGCTGCCATTTGTGCAAGAAAGAATTCGCATGGCCAAAGTCACTGAAAATCCACCTCCGCACCCACACCGGGGAACGTCCGTACGAATGTGACGTATGCGGCAAAAGTTTTACCAGATCCGACAGTTTGAAGGCGCACAGGAACACACACGGCGATGTTCGGGTGCTTCAGTGCCATCTATGCGATGCCAGCTTCCTTGACGGGAGTGGTCTTATTCGACATCAGAAGATGAAACATGGCATCGAGCCATTAGATGGTTAA
- the LOC129769656 gene encoding borealin-like isoform X2, which produces MVRTKPARNGNTKRNRTSFQEEKVNAKLREYDILADSLLVSLESLMNDTSEELSRMIRTEKNRMPKRILQMRMGDLRLLTGASTFADLDKLAIESCDGISSINTSQFSQSFHRGGKEKTEKKLSKADEEDSTSSRTSDLLASAKARPYGPLASAMKNRRRSKSVSAQPTPSKGHSSILLGIKSKKTFGSNQSIAGDSNRLSRSKFRTPAIGNRMQAVSADRGMSLITPKVQPNTPMAILRHARLGESVYSVTGSPVITSSMIEETANVNIPVANGVLSIRPTELDCVDPGLLQKIDSDTLEHLKKLQSNLNMIMQIAEQQNSQKT; this is translated from the exons ATGGTTCGTACGAAGCCAGCCCGCAACGGCAACACAAAACGGAATCGAACGAGCTTCCAGGAGGAAAAAGTAAACGCCAAATTGCGCGAATATGATATTTTGG CGGACAGCCTACTTGTTTCTTTGGAATCGCTAATGAATGATACATCGGAGGAGCTTTCCCGGATGATAAGAACGGAGAAGAATCGAATGCCCAAACGGATACTCCAGATGCGCATGGGTGATCTTAGGTTGTTAACTGGAGCGTCGACATTCGCTGATCTGGATAAGCTCGCGATCGAGTCCTGTGATGGTATAAGTTCGATTAACACGAGTCAATTTTCCCAAAGTTTTCATCGTGGAGGTAAAGAAAAGACTGAAAAAAAGCTCTCAAAAGCGGATGAAG AGGACAGTACCAGCAGCCGTACCTCGGATTTGCTTGCTTCAGCAAAGGCTCGCCCGTATGGTCCTCTTGCTTCTGCAATGAAAAATCGTCGCCGCAGTAAATCCGTTTCAGCTCAACCTACACCGTCCAAAGGCCATTCCTCGATTTTGCTCGGAATCAAATCGAAGAAAACATTCGGCTCCAATCAAAGCATCGCTGGGGACAGCAATCGTCTTTCGCGGTCAAAATTCCGAACACCGGCCATCGGTAATCGGATGCAGGCTGTCAGTGCTGATCGTGGTATGAGTTTGATAACGCCCAAAGTTCAGCCAAATACTCCGATGGCGATCCTCAGGCATGCACGACTTGGTGAATCCGTATATTCGGTAACCGGAAGCCCCGTTATTACCTCTTCGATGATAGAAGAAACTGCCAATGTTAACATTCCTGTCGCTAATGGAGTGCTATCGATACGTCCAACTGAGTTAGATTGCGTTGATCCGGGTCTGCTGCAGAAGATCGACTCGGATACTCTGGAACACTTAAAGAAGCTACAGTCAAATCTTAACATGATAATGCAAATTGCGGAACAGCAGAACTCACAAAAgacttag
- the LOC129769656 gene encoding borealin-like isoform X1 — protein MVRTKPARNGNTKRNRTSFQEEKVNAKLREYDILADSLLVSLESLMNDTSEELSRMIRTEKNRMPKRILQMRMGDLRLLTGASTFADLDKLAIESCDGISSINTSQFSQSFHRGGKEKTEKKLSKADEGYLTEDSTSSRTSDLLASAKARPYGPLASAMKNRRRSKSVSAQPTPSKGHSSILLGIKSKKTFGSNQSIAGDSNRLSRSKFRTPAIGNRMQAVSADRGMSLITPKVQPNTPMAILRHARLGESVYSVTGSPVITSSMIEETANVNIPVANGVLSIRPTELDCVDPGLLQKIDSDTLEHLKKLQSNLNMIMQIAEQQNSQKT, from the exons ATGGTTCGTACGAAGCCAGCCCGCAACGGCAACACAAAACGGAATCGAACGAGCTTCCAGGAGGAAAAAGTAAACGCCAAATTGCGCGAATATGATATTTTGG CGGACAGCCTACTTGTTTCTTTGGAATCGCTAATGAATGATACATCGGAGGAGCTTTCCCGGATGATAAGAACGGAGAAGAATCGAATGCCCAAACGGATACTCCAGATGCGCATGGGTGATCTTAGGTTGTTAACTGGAGCGTCGACATTCGCTGATCTGGATAAGCTCGCGATCGAGTCCTGTGATGGTATAAGTTCGATTAACACGAGTCAATTTTCCCAAAGTTTTCATCGTGGAGGTAAAGAAAAGACTGAAAAAAAGCTCTCAAAAGCGGATGAAG GTTATCTTACAGAGGACAGTACCAGCAGCCGTACCTCGGATTTGCTTGCTTCAGCAAAGGCTCGCCCGTATGGTCCTCTTGCTTCTGCAATGAAAAATCGTCGCCGCAGTAAATCCGTTTCAGCTCAACCTACACCGTCCAAAGGCCATTCCTCGATTTTGCTCGGAATCAAATCGAAGAAAACATTCGGCTCCAATCAAAGCATCGCTGGGGACAGCAATCGTCTTTCGCGGTCAAAATTCCGAACACCGGCCATCGGTAATCGGATGCAGGCTGTCAGTGCTGATCGTGGTATGAGTTTGATAACGCCCAAAGTTCAGCCAAATACTCCGATGGCGATCCTCAGGCATGCACGACTTGGTGAATCCGTATATTCGGTAACCGGAAGCCCCGTTATTACCTCTTCGATGATAGAAGAAACTGCCAATGTTAACATTCCTGTCGCTAATGGAGTGCTATCGATACGTCCAACTGAGTTAGATTGCGTTGATCCGGGTCTGCTGCAGAAGATCGACTCGGATACTCTGGAACACTTAAAGAAGCTACAGTCAAATCTTAACATGATAATGCAAATTGCGGAACAGCAGAACTCACAAAAgacttag